One Vicugna pacos chromosome X, VicPac4, whole genome shotgun sequence DNA window includes the following coding sequences:
- the KLF8 gene encoding Krueppel-like factor 8 isoform X3, translating to MSLLEDRMSSGHFRSPQLVTWAVTGPVQIRDSLKTADRNNMTSPPLLDASPMENPALLNDIKIEPPEELLANDFNFPQVEPVDLSLHKPKAPLQPASMLQAPIRPPKPQPASQTLVASTSTSDTGTSTNIPTVLTPGSILTSSQGTGGQQILHVIHTIPSVSLPNKMGGLKAIPVVVQSLPMVYTTLPADGGPAAITVPLIGGDGKNAGSVKVDPTSMSPLEIPSDSEENAIESGSSALQGLQGLQQE from the exons gtcacTGGCCCTGTTCAAATTAGAGATTCTCTTAAGACAGCAGACAGAAATAATATGACATCTCCACCACTCCTGGATGCCAGCCCCATGGAGAACCCAGCACTGTTAAATGACATCAAGATTGAGCCCCCAGAAGAACTTCTGGCTAATGATTTCAACTTTCCCCAGGTGGAACCAGTTGACCTCTCCCTTCACAAGCCCAAGGCTCCTCTCCAGCCTGCCAGTATGCTGCAAGCTCCAATACGTCCTCCCAAGCCACAGCCTGCTTCTCAGACCCTTGTAGCGTCCACTTCAACATCTGACACAGGCACTTCAACAAATATCCCTACTGTTCTGACCCCAGGCTCTATCCTGACCTCCTCTCAGGGAACTGGTGGTCAGCAGATTTTACATGTGATTCACACCATCCCCTCAGTCAGTCTGCCAAATAAGATGGGTGGCCTGAAGGCCATCCCAGTGGTGGTGCAGTCACTGCCCATGGTGTATACTACTTTGCCTGCAGATGGGGGCCCTGCAGCCATTACAGTCCCACTCATTGGAGGAGATGGCAAAAATGCTGGATCAG tgAAAGTTGACCCCACCTCCATGTCTCCACTGGAGATCCCAAGTGACAGTGAGGAGAATGCAATTGAGAGTGGATCCTCAGCCTTACAGGGCCTTCAGGGACTACAGCAAGAGTGA